Genomic DNA from Solanum dulcamara chromosome 4, daSolDulc1.2, whole genome shotgun sequence:
CTTATTAAGGCAGAGAGATTGTTTATGAAAAAACTTTTGGTTCAAGTGCATCAAATCCAAGtagaataagaagaaaatagaaTAAAGTATAACCGTTGATATGAAAAGCACCGTAAGGTCTATGAGAAAgatacaataataacaacaaaataatgttataatccaaatacaataaataacatatgacAAGAACTACAAGAACACGATTAGTACTATGACAGACAGTAACAAGCCTAAGCCTCTACTCTTTTTTGTCTAGAGTCATGTCATCAGTAATATAAAGTTGCGTcgtgtcctgtctaatcacctctccccaatatttttttgggCTACCTTTAGCGCACCTTCTCTTCGCTTCTCCCATTTTGTCTGCTACAAGACTATTTCCACCTTCTCCCAGATAACCTCATTGCTAATCTTTTCGCTCTTAGTAACATAcatcttctgaacatgtgaATTCTTAGCTGGCCAGCGCTCCACCCCATATTATAAGGACGGTCTAACCATCATTTtgtaaaacttacctttaagtttaggtgatATCTTCTTATCAAACAAGACTCCAAAGGCAAACCTCTATTTTATTCATACCGCTCCAATGCGATATATGATATCATCGTTGATGTTCTCACTGACCTAAATTACGAacccaagatacttaaaactTTGTTGGGGATAGTCTGTGTGGCACTCTAATAATACTTCTAAGGCATTTCtacttcaattttttctttaagaGATTTTGCCTAGTTATACTATTTCTAACTTCTTTGAAACCGTTTGGACAATGTCACGCTTTCAGAGTTTCTTTGTACCTTGCATTCCTTCATTCAATAATCAACAGGGACTCTGATGAAAATCTTTCACAAGGAAATGCACTTATAATCAGTACTTTTGTTTATAGATATTTAAATTGCTTAACAAGTTGCAACTTACAGAATCGGTACCAGATTATGTTAGAGCATTTGAAGCTTTGaaaaagcttttttttttttaagtttaaaaTTGAGATTTCCAAAAAGCTAttcccatattatcatatcaaaacttTGTGACTCAGAGTTGTTGCAAGGACACAGAAAGTACAAGTCCTTTCTCAACTGTCCACAATGCAGGGAGAAGTtttaaaaagcaaaaaaaaaaaaaacttccgCCTGTGTGAGCTTGCTCATGTTGTTGGACGTTCCAAAGTTTTGATAAAGGAAGAAGGTTACAGTAcatcatatataatattagtcAAATATGCTTGGAATTAAGGCGATGTTATTGTTTCAATAATTGTGGTTAATTATATAGCAACATATAATTCTGAATTGTTACGTCCATTCTTGGGTAGAAATAAGATGAGGTGGTCCTCCACATATGGCATGTGGAGACAATTAGTTGAAAAACAGATATAAAGAGGCATTTTCCCTTGTTTTTAGGGGGCCTTGTCTCTACCCATAACTCTTTCATATTTGCCACAACCCTTAACAAATCAATATGGGGGAATCCTATGTACTTCAATTCTATTATTCTttgcaaaaacaaaaaaatgttaataataatatcaacaaaTTGGAAAGTGTTTCGATGAAACATTTGAGTGCTAGAGACTAATAAGGGATTGAAACGAgtaatataaagttaaaattttagcattttccttcttttattgattttttcttttccaatgACTTtggtttgaattattttttgccTAACTTTTATAGTTTCTTTTGCGTAACTATTTAAGAAGTATTAATGGAAAGCTGTAATGTTGAATTGGGCAATCGATGTTGCGTAATTAAAGGCATACAATATAACTTAATACATAGTTATTAATTGCTTGTAACGGGTATTATATATTATACTTCGCTAATAAATACTTCATTCATTTGCATTCATTGTCTTTTATGAGAATAGTTAGGTTTTCCCTTTCTGCTCGAATTAACTTACTCTCCCtctgttcacttttacttgtcacttatttttaaaataaattttcatttttaattgtcACTTTTGATATATCAAGAAAAgacaattatattttttcattttttacctTTAGCATtaaatgtttatttttcaagacctaataataaacatcaattaatatagATAGTGTGGTAAAATAACTATATAAATAGTTATTTTCCTAATGGGTATGCCAAGTCAAacaatgacaaataaaaatgaatagaagGAGTATTTACCAATTTATGTTACTTACATGTATAGATAATCAATGTTGATGGGAGGCAGTCGATAAATGAGTTAAAATATGTGCAAACTGATCTTAACCACGATTGTAAAAAATGGACGCGTGAAATAATCTTTTGAAGTGCTTAAGTTAATTAGTAGTaagatattttggtataatacAATAATGTTGCCAACAAAGTGAATGTAGATCATCTTTATATGAATTACGAAAGAATTATAATTCTGACTAACATGAATTTCAATCAGTAATGAATTTATATCCTTAAAAATTCTCATAATTCAAATGAAACAACATACTTATTCCTTTACTTCCTACCTGTCCGATATTTATACAGATATTCATTTAAAAAGTCAAAATATAACAAGAAAAATTCAAAGGAATTTAACATATAGTAAATAGCTAAATATATATAGTTTCTTTTTACCTATCTACGATACTGTCCTAATTTTCAAGCGGAAGATGTTAGTGTCATTAATGGACATCCATGGACAAGAATAGCTCCGGTACTGCTTACGGAGTTGCCACCACTTGTCATCATGTATATGGTGGTTCCTCGACTtgtgaaaatgaagaaatttttgGTAGGAAGACGCTCCTCTCTTTAATAGACCTTGCGAGTTGTGCTCTGTGAGCCACAAATTTAAATTAGCCGAATTAATAAATGCCAAATaacaactatatatatatatatatatatatatatatataccgacAAAGAAATAGTGAGAAAtgctttttacttttttttttccttcctatTTCTCGAACTCTgtaccttcaaatttaaacattcAATAACGTCCTTCCATATGGCTCTTGATGTTTTTGCTTTGTCGTAGTACTATAAGTAGTTAAACATTACAAATTGAATAAATAAGTTTGGAGTGGAAGTCAAAGGTTATTTTAGGGTAGGAGAATTGATCCATTTTACACACTGTCCTATTGTCAATCataattttaacttattttaatgtACGTACGTACGTACTTGCCCAATTTCCATGACATCCGATCCATCGAGTCTCTTTGAAATTACATGCTTGCTTCTTGTCTAATTCGAGTTGCCCCCTCCTTTATAAATTGTTATCGAGATATCAAAAGGTCATGAAACAACTAATTAAGCaatatacatcatattgtaaacTCTAATATTGTTATAGGATAAAGATAgagttataattttaaaaaaatagggtaaaggattgttgggtttaattgataggttgaatgaaAAATGGAGTGAAAAGAAGTTGAGGAAAAAATgatttgttctctcttgctttatgaaataaacatTAGTCTCACATatgtggtggaaagaaaaagtctcctacttaaaagtagaagcactccttcatgttgctaaagggtcaagaagaggatCTCCCCTCGTGCCGTCATCGTCGTCGCTCGATCGactcggctacggctacggctacggctagcTGACttgatcttaggaattaggatccataaaactccacaaggtctagcattatcacagtcacattatattgaaaacatacttgataagttcacactgtgtattcagtgggctcgatttttgtTCTGACATTAATTTTTCCAGATACTGTTATTATTTTCAGTTTCAGTCCAGATTCTGTCTTTTATTACTTTTAGTAgttattgttactgttttaatatttacaatacagtttactaacaaggatgaaataaaattattaaataataagtaaaagacaaaatgagaaaaaagagaggTAATGAAGCAACCACACCACATGGATtcttaaataaaatgaatttttttgttgttacctaataatgaatttaacaatacattataataaaatttaagtaacaatcaagataaatattatatttaatataacCTTACAATACGATAAAATAAACATTTTTCTATGGTAACGCCATGAATGGTGCCAAAATGCATGAACAGAACTACTTCCACAATtatgaaatgaaaatttatatatcatatctatTTGAATTGTGGAAATATAAGAATCtttcaaaaaacaaaaattaagttGATTCAGAGACTTATATTAGGATCTTGGCTTAATAGTGAATAGAGGAAAAAATTTCGAGTCTTGCAAGTATATATGGATCATCGAATAACTCTTGATCTCTATTTGAAGCTTCTTAATTATTTCTGTcgttatattaaaatatttatttgaatgTATTATTGGTTGCATAATTTTCTCCGAattttacaaatatatatatatatatatattatttttttttctttattttttttaccccccattttggaggatttatagtgtttccacacttcccctccaatgtgactcgaacccaggacctaccggtcgtgggtggaggtgcttaaccatacaaatatatatataagaaattaAGAAGTGGTATAGGAGGATTCCAAATTAAAGTATTCTATAAAGTATtccattattaaaaaatatcatctatcgtccctccttgtattttttatttaatttctagACTAtgacatttatatttttttaaaatgtctcCTTGCACTACATGATAGAGAAGTTTCTTCAGTTATACATTACTCTAGCACAAGATTTCCAGAAGGGACAATTTTGGAACTTTTGCACATCTTTTGGAGAGTTTAAATTTTGTGCGTCATCAACTTCCAAATTAATTCTCCCTCTTGGAAATTGTGAAGGCATGCATGTATTGTATTATTTGGACCAAACAAGAACTAGACataaaataaagatataatCGCAGCCtccaataattattttaataattaattacatATTCGAGCTGAAAATAACAGTAAGGTCAACTTACCTCTTATACTTTTCAAATTTCAGTTCtgaaattaattattgttattGGAATTAATTACATATTTGATTTGTTCTATgaatgattatatatataaaaaaactcTAGGCTCTTCGGGGCAATTTATGAATAGCTAAATTGTCTAAATTACTAATTTAGTAAGCATCTTATATTCTGTCcttctcaatttatgtgatattttttgaattttgatattcaaaaaaaaaattctttgataataattttttatatatcttttaaatattttaaattgtcaaTTATTATAATTTCTAGTATTTTTTACGTAGTTatcaaatatgtaaattttatttttagaaattaaaaaCTCTATGATCAAATTCATAGTCAAAATAGATAGTTTGACtatcaaaaaatttaattgtgacaagtaaaaagagggaaaaaaaacTTCATGAAACATAACTAAGTACTTTAAATAGTACTTTCAGACTCACAAAACAAGTAGAagttgaaaagaaagaaaactaatttttcttttaaaaactaaaaaaaatagagttgATGAAAAAGCACTGTTTGCTTTTTACCAGAAAGGCAATTTGGAAACAAACtgcatgaatattttttgtacGGTTCGGTTCTGCCTACTTGTAACCAACTTTCTACCCGACTCGGTTTACTCCCGGTTACTTCGACTGGCATCACCGGTCAATTTACTCTCTTACGTGTCACTCTCTGATTCGATAATCCATCGGTAATCATTCTTCTACGAAACGGCCAGATCTTCTTAACGGCATTCCCATGTGCCTCTGCTGTCACCGTTAACGGAGCTATGACCACATGTTTCTCTTCCCGTAACCGCCTACTTTAATCTCCACCCTATTAAATCTGTGAATTTCCTAATTTGCCCCTACTCTGCTTTTTAACTAATTTCAGCTATCACTGCTACTGGAGGAGACGCTTCTCTTTCCAGTTACTTTTTTCATTCCAAggtaaattcatatttatatacTCATTATTTTCATTGTAAAGACATGAAGACTTCCATGGGAGACTATCTTAAGAAATGCGAGAAAATCAGAGCTGGGATGAAGGTGAAGGAGATTGGAAATGGAGGTTTGAGGACAAGAGATAATGATGTGGAGGTTACGAGTAATTCTATGATCTCCTCAACTAAGAGAAGAAAATTTGATGATTCTGTAACTGACGTTGATTTTAGTGAGAATTCAACTTCGCAGGCTACATCTGTAACGTCTGTTCATATTCCGACGAATTCGCAGTGTTCGAGTTGTAATGAGTCTGGTGAAGTTATGATGAAGAATGTATTGGAATCGTTAGATCTGAAGGTGAGGTTAAATGTAAGAACgcatttatttcaaatttattgtttatttaaatAATCGTTTTTCTCATATGCCATAACTGCTTGAATAAATTCAAATTCTTATTcggttttaaattttgaattgctGCAGGCCGAGGAATTCGCAACTGACAATTCGGCTTCTTTTAACGGCGGTTTCAGGTAAACATTACGTTTTTATACGGTTCTCTTTTGGCTGTGGCTGTGAGTGTCTTTATTTTCCAACTGGAAACCGTAACTCCAAAAATCTCCTCCACTACTCAAGTTCATTTCATCTTCTATATAAGTGCTGTTTTTGCGTGTGTTTACGTTGATGTGGAGAAAATCGTTTCTATTTATctaattttgttattgttggtttctcaattttcttttgGAGCAGAGAAAATTTCAAGCCAATTGATCAGCCGAATCTACCTAGTGAGCAGTGTGAAGACTCGGAAGATATGGAGTCATCATCCACAACAACCAACAAATCATCTTCGGCTGCCAGTGCTCACCGGAAAAAGGCGTCTGCATCGAAGGTTCCACCAGAAGCGGAAATTGAAGAGTTCTTTTCAGCCGCGGAAAAGCGCGAGCAAAAAAGATTCGCAGAAAAGTAAGTGCTAAAAGCTGCGGGTGTGCACGATAAGAAAACATACATACACCCCCACGAGCTCATTTTAGTGTGACCcaaaaaaggtgaaaaaaaGAGAGGATATGCTAGTAATGATTTCCTGGTAATGGTGCTTGCAGGTACAATTACGATATCGTGAAGGACGCGCCATTAGAGGGACGTTACCAGTGGGTTAGTTTGAAGCCTTGAAGAATAAATCAATGAAGAAAAGGAGATGAGAGTACAATTGCTAAAGATGGTTTACACGGCGAGTTTCAAAAAAAAGGAATCCAATACTCTGATCCTTTTAAATTTCTTTCCATTTCTAGTTTTAGATCAGCATTTACTATTTACTGTTTCAGCTTAGTTTAGCTTTATCGGTGTACAGCCATTGGCCTTTCCATATTTGTGTAAAGAAGCTATTTATGTGAAGCCTTCTTGGTTTTAGTAGTGCCATAACTGAACCTTGTTTCTGCAAT
This window encodes:
- the LOC129884517 gene encoding cyclin-dependent kinase inhibitor 7-like isoform X1 — encoded protein: MKTSMGDYLKKCEKIRAGMKVKEIGNGGLRTRDNDVEVTSNSMISSTKRRKFDDSVTDVDFSENSTSQATSVTSVHIPTNSQCSSCNESGEVMMKNVLESLDLKVRLNAEEFATDNSASFNGGFRENFKPIDQPNLPSEQCEDSEDMESSSTTTNKSSSAASAHRKKASASKVPPEAEIEEFFSAAEKREQKRFAEKYNYDIVKDAPLEGRYQWVSLKP
- the LOC129884517 gene encoding cyclin-dependent kinase inhibitor 7-like isoform X2, with amino-acid sequence MKTSMGDYLKKCEKIRAGMKVKEIGNGGLRTRDNDVEVTSNSMISSTKRRKFDDSVTDVDFSENSTSQATSVTSVHIPTNSQCSSCNESGEVMMKNVLESLDLKAEEFATDNSASFNGGFRENFKPIDQPNLPSEQCEDSEDMESSSTTTNKSSSAASAHRKKASASKVPPEAEIEEFFSAAEKREQKRFAEKYNYDIVKDAPLEGRYQWVSLKP